One genomic region from Bacillus aquiflavi encodes:
- a CDS encoding calcium-translocating P-type ATPase, SERCA-type — translation MKFHQMNKDQIEKILKTNAQTGLSEQEVKKRIQQYGFNELEEGEKQSTLLIFFSQFKDFMVLVLLAATLVSGLLGEYIDAIAIIAIVLINGLLGFFQERKAEKSLQALKELSAPQVQVLRNDQWVKTPSKEVVVGDVIKFSNGDRIGADVRLIEVNSLEIEESALTGESLPVQKSCRDLNESELQLGDMENLAFKGTMVTRGSGKGIVIATGMKTAMGQIADLLQKAETMITPLQRRLEQLGKILITVALLLTVLVVVIGVFRGHDIYTMFLAGVSLAVAAIPEGLPAIVTVALSLGVQRMIKQKSIVRKLPAVETLGCASVICSDKTGTMTQNKMTVTHLWSGGETWTVDGIGYEPKGKFYNAKHQLIHPEREKVLQQLLTFGMLCNHAEIFKKNNKFTIDGDPTEGALLVAAMKAGYTRKSVLKQFSIIREFPFDSTRKMMTVIVKDQSGRQFIVTKGAPDVVIGECKAILWDEQLQQLTNEKKAKVQNAVDGLASLALRTIAIAFKPVSENETILNEKEAKKDLTFIGLQGMIDPPRPEVKKAVKECKAAGIKTVMITGDHVITAKAIAKQLGILTNEGKILDGKALSKMKADELKNIVNDVIVFARVSPEHKLKIVKALQNNGHVVAMTGDGVNDAPAIKAADIGIAMGITGTDVAKEASSLVLLDDNFATIKSAIKEGRNIYENIRKFVRYLLASNVGEILVMLFAMILAFPLPLVPIQILWVNLVTDGLPAMALGLDKPEGDVMKRKPRSPKEGVFARGLAWKVISRGFLIGMVTLIAFIIVYNQYPEELIYAQTVAFATLVLAQLIHVFDCRSERSIFARNPFGNPYLVWAVISSIALMLIVIYYPPLQPIFNTVPIDMRDWLLIIGLASLPTFLLIGSLFARKTK, via the coding sequence ATGAAATTTCATCAAATGAATAAAGATCAAATCGAAAAAATATTAAAGACGAATGCACAAACTGGATTGAGCGAGCAAGAAGTAAAAAAGAGAATTCAACAATACGGCTTTAATGAGTTAGAAGAGGGAGAAAAACAATCTACATTATTAATATTTTTTAGCCAGTTTAAAGATTTCATGGTTCTCGTCTTATTGGCTGCTACGCTAGTTTCAGGTCTGCTAGGTGAATATATTGATGCAATTGCTATTATTGCAATTGTGCTGATTAATGGCCTGCTAGGATTTTTTCAAGAACGTAAAGCGGAAAAATCACTACAGGCGCTGAAAGAATTATCCGCACCCCAAGTTCAAGTGTTACGAAATGACCAGTGGGTAAAAACTCCGTCAAAGGAAGTTGTTGTTGGCGATGTGATAAAATTTTCAAATGGGGATCGCATCGGTGCAGATGTACGTTTAATCGAAGTAAATAGTTTGGAAATAGAAGAATCAGCTTTAACTGGAGAGTCATTGCCAGTTCAAAAAAGCTGCCGTGATTTAAATGAGAGTGAATTACAACTTGGTGATATGGAAAATCTTGCTTTTAAAGGGACAATGGTGACAAGAGGAAGCGGAAAAGGAATCGTCATTGCGACAGGAATGAAAACAGCGATGGGTCAAATTGCTGATTTACTGCAAAAAGCAGAAACGATGATCACTCCGCTGCAACGCCGTCTAGAGCAATTAGGGAAAATCCTTATAACTGTCGCCTTACTGCTTACAGTTTTAGTCGTTGTTATCGGTGTATTTCGAGGACATGACATTTATACGATGTTTTTAGCGGGGGTATCGTTAGCGGTTGCTGCTATACCTGAAGGGCTGCCGGCAATTGTCACAGTTGCTTTGTCACTCGGGGTTCAGCGGATGATTAAACAAAAATCAATTGTCAGAAAGCTTCCTGCTGTTGAAACACTCGGATGTGCATCTGTTATTTGTTCAGACAAAACTGGAACGATGACTCAGAATAAAATGACAGTCACTCATTTATGGAGTGGCGGGGAGACGTGGACTGTTGATGGAATTGGTTACGAGCCAAAGGGAAAGTTTTATAATGCAAAACACCAGCTAATACATCCGGAAAGAGAAAAGGTACTGCAACAGCTTTTAACCTTCGGGATGCTCTGTAACCATGCGGAAATATTTAAAAAAAATAATAAATTTACGATTGATGGAGATCCGACAGAAGGAGCGTTGCTTGTTGCTGCTATGAAGGCAGGCTACACGCGGAAAAGTGTCTTAAAGCAATTTAGTATTATTCGTGAGTTCCCTTTTGATTCAACCCGCAAAATGATGACAGTCATTGTAAAAGATCAATCAGGTCGTCAGTTTATCGTAACAAAAGGTGCCCCTGATGTCGTAATAGGAGAATGTAAAGCTATTTTATGGGATGAACAATTACAGCAGTTAACAAATGAAAAAAAAGCAAAGGTGCAGAATGCTGTGGATGGACTAGCGTCACTTGCTTTAAGAACAATTGCCATTGCTTTTAAACCCGTTTCAGAAAATGAAACGATTTTAAATGAGAAGGAAGCTAAAAAAGATTTAACGTTTATCGGATTACAAGGGATGATTGACCCGCCGCGTCCTGAAGTGAAAAAGGCTGTTAAAGAGTGCAAAGCGGCAGGGATTAAAACAGTCATGATTACTGGAGACCATGTAATTACTGCAAAAGCAATCGCGAAGCAATTGGGAATTTTAACAAATGAAGGTAAAATTCTTGATGGAAAAGCATTATCTAAAATGAAAGCTGATGAACTTAAAAATATAGTTAATGATGTGATAGTATTTGCCCGAGTATCTCCGGAACATAAATTAAAAATTGTAAAGGCATTACAAAATAATGGCCATGTTGTTGCAATGACAGGTGACGGAGTGAATGATGCCCCAGCGATTAAAGCAGCGGACATCGGGATAGCAATGGGGATTACTGGAACTGATGTAGCAAAAGAAGCATCATCATTAGTATTGCTTGATGACAATTTTGCAACGATAAAATCAGCAATCAAAGAGGGAAGAAATATTTATGAAAACATTCGTAAATTTGTTCGCTACTTGCTTGCTTCAAATGTTGGTGAAATATTAGTTATGTTATTTGCAATGATTTTAGCATTCCCATTACCTCTTGTTCCAATTCAAATTTTATGGGTCAATTTAGTAACAGACGGTTTACCTGCAATGGCATTAGGTTTGGATAAACCAGAAGGTGATGTGATGAAAAGAAAACCGCGCAGTCCGAAAGAGGGCGTTTTTGCTAGAGGACTTGCTTGGAAAGTTATTTCAAGAGGATTTTTAATTGGAATGGTGACTCTTATCGCCTTTATTATAGTTTATAATCAATATCCAGAAGAATTAATTTATGCGCAGACAGTAGCGTTTGCAACATTAGTATTAGCACAATTAATTCATGTTTTTGACTGTCGCAGCGAGCGGTCGATTTTTGCCCGTAATCCATTTGGCAACCCTTATTTAGTATGGGCTGTCATCTCTTCAATTGCCTTAATGCTTATCGTTATATATTACCCGCCGTTGCAGCCAATTTTTAATACTGTACCGATTGATATGCGTGATTGGCTGCTTATTATTGGATTAGCCTCATTACCGACTTTTTTACTAATTGGTTCACTTTTTGCAAGAAAAACAAAATAA
- a CDS encoding YicC/YloC family endoribonuclease, which produces MVVSMTGFGRSKVYSTNFSVTAEVKTVNHRFREYNIRMPRQLLKIEEKIKKKLGEYIYRGRVEVYITLEGEGFINRKVHIDWNLLDDYYRALMKIKEKYQLDELISIQDLVTKDEFISIEEEDTGNEELEDLVLNAIEEAAQQLIEMRYIEGNELEKDIREQLQQFEQHIHQLETYFPSVVNQYKERLYKKIEDILSGQVDETRILTEVAIFADKVDINEELKRLQSHLGQFKHTIALNDPIGRKLDFLLQEMNREVNTIGSKANDSFIGKQVVDLKSLLEKMKEQVQNIE; this is translated from the coding sequence ATGGTTGTGAGTATGACAGGCTTTGGAAGAAGTAAAGTTTATTCAACCAACTTTTCTGTTACAGCTGAAGTAAAAACTGTTAATCACCGTTTTCGTGAATACAACATTCGTATGCCTCGCCAACTTTTAAAAATCGAAGAAAAAATAAAAAAAAAGCTTGGTGAATATATTTATAGGGGTAGAGTAGAAGTATACATAACGCTTGAAGGAGAAGGATTTATCAATCGTAAAGTGCATATTGATTGGAATCTTCTTGATGATTATTACCGAGCGCTAATGAAAATAAAAGAAAAATACCAACTTGACGAACTTATATCTATTCAAGATTTAGTAACAAAAGACGAGTTTATTTCAATTGAAGAAGAGGATACAGGTAATGAAGAACTAGAAGATTTAGTATTAAATGCAATTGAGGAAGCTGCTCAGCAATTAATAGAAATGCGGTATATTGAAGGAAATGAACTTGAAAAGGATATTCGCGAGCAATTACAGCAATTTGAACAGCATATACATCAATTGGAAACTTATTTTCCTAGTGTTGTCAATCAATATAAAGAACGGCTATATAAAAAGATAGAAGACATATTATCTGGACAGGTAGATGAAACTCGCATATTAACAGAAGTAGCAATATTTGCAGATAAAGTAGATATTAATGAAGAATTGAAAAGATTGCAAAGCCACCTTGGACAATTTAAACATACAATTGCATTAAATGATCCGATTGGTCGAAAGCTCGATTTTTTACTTCAAGAAATGAACCGAGAAGTGAACACAATCGGTTCAAAAGCAAACGATTCATTTATCGGCAAACAAGTTGTCGATTTGAAAAGCTTACTAGAAAAAATGAAAGAACAAGTTCAAAATATTGAATAA
- the remA gene encoding extracellular matrix/biofilm regulator RemA encodes MTSIKLINIGFGNIVSANRIISIVSPESAPIKRIIQDARDRGSLIDATYGRRTRAVIVMDSDHVILSAVQPETVAHRLNDRDEIMDEG; translated from the coding sequence ATGACGTCAATTAAATTAATTAATATCGGTTTCGGTAATATTGTTTCTGCAAACCGAATTATTTCGATTGTTAGTCCTGAGTCAGCCCCGATAAAAAGAATTATCCAAGATGCACGTGATCGAGGTTCTTTAATTGATGCGACATACGGCAGACGGACTAGAGCAGTGATCGTTATGGATAGTGATCATGTAATCTTATCGGCTGTTCAGCCAGAAACAGTAGCTCATAGGTTGAATGATCGTGATGAGATTATGGATGAAGGGTAG
- the gmk gene encoding guanylate kinase — MQEKGLLIVLSGPSGVGKGTVRKEIFSQPDVAFEYSISMTTRKPREGEVDGVDYFFKEREEFEKLIAEDKLLEYAEYVGNYYGTPIEYVQQTIATGKDIFLEIEVQGAKQVREKFPDGLFIFLAPPSLSELKNRIVNRGTETEELIANRMKTAKEEIEMMELYDYVVENDEVKLACSRIKAIITAEHCRRDRVAERYKKMLEVE, encoded by the coding sequence ATGCAAGAAAAAGGCTTATTAATAGTTCTTTCAGGCCCATCTGGTGTAGGTAAAGGCACTGTAAGGAAGGAGATCTTTTCACAGCCAGATGTAGCTTTTGAATATTCAATTTCAATGACAACACGCAAGCCGCGTGAAGGAGAAGTAGATGGTGTTGATTATTTTTTCAAAGAAAGAGAAGAATTTGAAAAATTAATCGCTGAAGATAAACTGTTAGAGTATGCCGAATATGTTGGGAATTATTATGGAACTCCAATAGAATATGTCCAACAAACAATTGCTACAGGGAAAGATATCTTTTTAGAAATTGAAGTTCAAGGTGCAAAACAAGTAAGAGAAAAATTCCCAGATGGCTTATTTATTTTTCTCGCTCCACCAAGTTTATCTGAATTAAAGAATCGCATCGTGAACAGAGGAACAGAGACAGAAGAATTAATTGCCAATCGGATGAAAACGGCTAAAGAAGAAATTGAAATGATGGAATTATATGATTACGTTGTCGAAAATGACGAGGTTAAATTAGCATGCAGCCGCATAAAGGCAATTATTACGGCTGAACATTGCCGGAGAGATCGAGTAGCAGAAAGATATAAAAAAATGCTGGAGGTAGAATAA
- the rpoZ gene encoding DNA-directed RNA polymerase subunit omega → MLYPSIDSLLKKIDSKYSLVSVAAKRARSLQDHYDPMLENYVSSKFVGKALEEIYLGKLHYTTKSKQEETAVK, encoded by the coding sequence ATGCTTTATCCTTCGATAGATTCATTACTAAAAAAAATCGATTCAAAATACTCATTAGTATCAGTAGCAGCAAAACGTGCCCGAAGTTTACAGGATCATTATGATCCAATGCTTGAAAATTACGTTTCCAGTAAATTTGTCGGTAAGGCATTGGAAGAGATTTATTTAGGTAAACTTCATTATACAACTAAAAGTAAACAAGAAGAAACTGCTGTGAAATAA